The following are encoded in a window of Bdellovibrio svalbardensis genomic DNA:
- a CDS encoding MlaD family protein → MNLLRATEFKVGLLVIIVGSLIAVMSMQVSDDPSYLGRSKKAWFLIPNAGGLVKNSAIRSAGIPVGVIKDIRLQDGQARVDITIKSEIPLTTSASIEIKAQGILGDSHVEVYPGSPTDPPLPDNAQITNIKAKGSLDNLMAEVGEVASSLKVVAKNLEEATTEDGTRKHILGRIVKNVETITNDLAHVTSENKDKIGEIVDQIHDVTSSLQKIANDNSDQGLKKTWEHLSATVKNLDDVTAKISRGEGTIGKLVSDETTAEKVESAIDGVNDLVGAASRIQTAMDFHTEYLGTVGSWKSTIGVYIQPGLDRFYYLGIVDDPAGVVETTRTQTTGTTTSDITEKKTYEQKVKFTLLFGKNFWDLTLRGGIIENGGGFGIDYYFFRRKLKVSTELFDFTRTNWRTFATYYFYRGLYVNVGINDALDKNGARSGFAGAGLYLTNDDLKFLLTKGL, encoded by the coding sequence ATGAATTTGCTCCGTGCGACTGAGTTTAAAGTTGGCCTCTTAGTGATCATCGTGGGATCTCTGATCGCCGTGATGTCTATGCAAGTCAGTGATGATCCATCGTATTTGGGTCGCTCTAAAAAAGCCTGGTTCCTTATTCCTAATGCGGGTGGTTTGGTTAAAAACTCTGCCATCCGTTCCGCAGGTATTCCTGTTGGTGTGATCAAAGACATCCGCTTGCAAGATGGCCAAGCCCGCGTTGATATCACTATTAAATCTGAAATTCCTTTGACGACATCAGCGTCTATTGAGATCAAAGCTCAAGGTATCTTGGGTGACTCACACGTTGAGGTATATCCTGGCTCTCCAACAGATCCTCCGTTGCCTGACAATGCCCAAATCACCAACATCAAAGCCAAAGGTTCTTTGGATAACTTGATGGCGGAAGTGGGGGAAGTGGCCTCTTCATTGAAAGTGGTGGCAAAGAACCTGGAAGAGGCAACGACAGAAGATGGCACTCGTAAGCATATCTTGGGTCGTATTGTTAAAAACGTAGAAACAATCACGAACGATCTCGCTCACGTAACTTCTGAAAATAAAGATAAGATCGGCGAAATCGTAGATCAAATCCACGATGTCACTTCGTCTTTGCAAAAGATTGCTAATGACAATAGCGATCAAGGTCTTAAAAAGACTTGGGAGCACTTGTCAGCAACTGTTAAAAACCTTGATGACGTAACTGCTAAGATCAGTCGTGGTGAAGGCACCATTGGTAAACTTGTCAGCGATGAAACCACTGCTGAAAAAGTGGAATCTGCGATCGACGGGGTTAATGACCTTGTGGGCGCAGCAAGCCGTATTCAAACTGCCATGGATTTCCACACAGAATATCTTGGAACCGTGGGAAGCTGGAAATCAACTATTGGGGTTTATATCCAACCAGGTCTAGATCGCTTCTACTATCTTGGTATCGTAGACGATCCAGCCGGTGTTGTGGAAACCACACGTACTCAAACGACGGGAACAACCACTTCCGATATCACAGAGAAGAAAACCTACGAGCAAAAAGTTAAATTCACTTTGCTCTTCGGTAAGAACTTCTGGGACCTTACTTTGCGTGGCGGTATCATCGAAAACGGTGGTGGTTTTGGAATCGATTACTACTTCTTCCGTCGTAAGTTGAAGGTTTCTACAGAGCTCTTCGACTTTACAAGAACGAACTGGCGTACCTTTGCCACATATTACTTCTATCGTGGTCTTTATGTTAATGTCGGTATCAACGACGCTCTTGATAAGAACGGTGCGAGATCTGGCTTTGCAGGAGCGGGTCTTTATCTTACCAACGATGACCTTAAATTTCTCTTAACTAAAGGCCTCTAG
- a CDS encoding tetratricopeptide repeat protein, protein MLASKQISIIDEVRQPTGRWSYIRESELFMEIVRNIREEQDNSSENTMTQSVAQHTVTKTDAQTASITISDELTPTPFPVMEVKPPAMESHIKDVTPSVERANSRSLATDNAAAKSYGSAADNRVKGKIQKQSNVLRWSLIGIAGLAAVAIVVSLSLKGSKKSAGYEELLKQALRYKSMGLYDKSLAAYKKASAIKEPDSDTQTQMAPVLISEDRQSLQGRRILERALIQDGRTREDLVEAYLGISVSYMMDGDLKEAEDTLQKAIGHEPSNISALLNLAIVQMKKGNYLEAMRDFEVIYRKNANSVLALFGRAMSAMEYAKSTQDRSFLKPLIHDIKTSLQKTGYLRQELTLFLVYAQNLIGDTDGVNQAVIQFLDSEAGLAERYTHPLMVDWRFTQWDYLEKYCSELFEKSIQTAEMKALRSVCLMEVNRDSDAQKMLQEALTEGPKDPYVLAAQASYLNKVNRLPEAMTILKMPELTSLKVRNHLLGDICIASQDLACTEKIFTQVYQDNRNDVAALYGLAWVKMKKKDRAGAYDYVRAGLEAESNYIPMLELRDQLESE, encoded by the coding sequence ATGTTGGCCAGCAAGCAAATCTCAATTATTGATGAGGTTCGCCAGCCCACCGGCCGCTGGTCTTATATTCGCGAAAGCGAACTTTTCATGGAGATCGTAAGAAACATCCGTGAGGAGCAAGATAACTCTTCTGAAAATACCATGACTCAATCAGTGGCTCAGCACACCGTCACCAAAACGGATGCTCAGACCGCCAGTATTACAATTTCAGATGAGCTGACTCCGACGCCATTTCCTGTGATGGAAGTGAAGCCTCCTGCTATGGAGTCTCATATTAAAGATGTCACTCCTTCGGTTGAACGAGCGAACAGTCGTTCTTTGGCGACGGATAATGCTGCCGCTAAAAGTTATGGTTCGGCGGCAGACAATCGAGTTAAAGGTAAAATTCAGAAACAATCGAATGTTCTTCGTTGGAGTTTGATCGGTATTGCCGGCCTTGCAGCCGTCGCGATTGTCGTTAGCCTGTCTTTAAAGGGTTCCAAAAAATCTGCAGGCTATGAGGAGCTGTTAAAACAAGCTCTTCGCTACAAGAGTATGGGCTTGTACGATAAATCCCTCGCCGCTTATAAAAAGGCGTCTGCGATTAAAGAACCTGATTCTGATACTCAAACACAAATGGCTCCGGTGCTTATTTCAGAAGATCGCCAAAGTTTGCAGGGGCGACGTATTCTTGAAAGAGCTTTGATTCAAGACGGAAGAACGCGTGAAGATTTGGTCGAAGCCTATTTGGGGATCTCTGTTTCTTACATGATGGATGGAGATTTAAAAGAAGCTGAAGATACTTTGCAAAAAGCGATTGGCCATGAGCCTTCGAATATCTCGGCACTTTTGAATTTGGCCATCGTGCAGATGAAAAAGGGAAACTACCTCGAAGCAATGCGCGATTTTGAAGTGATCTATCGCAAAAATGCCAACTCTGTTTTGGCATTGTTTGGTCGTGCAATGTCTGCGATGGAGTATGCAAAATCCACTCAGGATCGTTCGTTCTTGAAGCCACTGATTCATGATATAAAGACAAGTTTGCAAAAAACCGGCTATCTTCGCCAGGAACTGACCTTGTTCTTGGTTTACGCTCAGAATCTGATAGGCGACACGGATGGTGTGAACCAGGCGGTTATTCAGTTCTTGGATTCAGAAGCGGGACTGGCAGAACGCTACACTCATCCGTTGATGGTGGACTGGCGCTTTACCCAGTGGGATTATCTGGAAAAATACTGTTCAGAGCTTTTTGAAAAGAGCATTCAAACTGCGGAAATGAAAGCTTTGCGTTCTGTCTGCTTGATGGAAGTGAATCGTGATTCTGATGCGCAAAAGATGTTGCAAGAAGCATTAACGGAAGGACCGAAAGATCCTTACGTGCTTGCTGCGCAAGCCAGTTACTTGAATAAAGTGAATCGGTTGCCGGAAGCCATGACCATTCTAAAGATGCCGGAACTGACCAGCTTAAAAGTTAGGAATCATCTTTTGGGTGATATTTGCATCGCCAGCCAAGACCTGGCTTGCACGGAAAAGATCTTCACCCAAGTTTACCAGGATAATCGCAACGATGTGGCCGCTCTTTACGGTCTTGCTTGGGTTAAGATGAAAAAGAAAGATCGCGCCGGTGCATATGATTACGTGCGCGCAGGTCTTGAAGCCGAATCCAATTACATTCCAATGCTTGAACTCAGGGACCAATTGGAGTCTGAGTAA
- a CDS encoding 3'-5' exoribonuclease YhaM family protein: MDKKTIQSLQDKDNVDQLFLVKEKTVAVGKNGRPFMGLQLGDATGTIDARLWDRVDELSREFENGDILKVKGLVQLFQNRKQLIVHKLERIDSSTVNFEDFIPQASRSAEDMMAELLHLVRSMKNDQIRQLVLDTLEDPEIRPKVLRAPAAKSIHHAWIGGLLEHILSICKIMDFMGTHYPFLNRDLLLFGAIYHDIGKITELSYDNGISYTDRGRLIGHMQIACEMIDKKASRILGFDDELRDILKHIILSHHGKMEYGSPKRPKFLEAMVVAMIDDFDSKVATVKTIVDNEKGSGEKWSRYNELFDRYFLLDDLNEKY, from the coding sequence ATGGATAAAAAAACGATTCAGAGTCTTCAAGACAAAGACAATGTCGATCAGCTTTTTCTGGTGAAGGAAAAGACTGTCGCCGTTGGTAAAAATGGTCGTCCTTTCATGGGGCTGCAATTGGGCGATGCCACGGGTACAATTGATGCCCGGTTGTGGGATCGCGTGGATGAGTTGTCCCGCGAGTTTGAAAATGGTGACATTTTAAAAGTAAAGGGCTTGGTACAGCTCTTTCAAAATCGCAAGCAGTTGATCGTTCACAAATTAGAACGCATTGACTCTTCCACAGTGAACTTTGAAGATTTTATTCCTCAGGCGTCTCGGAGTGCGGAAGATATGATGGCAGAACTGCTTCATCTTGTGCGCTCAATGAAGAACGATCAAATTCGTCAGTTGGTTTTGGATACACTGGAAGATCCGGAAATTAGACCCAAGGTTTTACGTGCTCCTGCCGCGAAATCGATTCACCATGCGTGGATTGGTGGTTTGCTGGAGCATATCTTGTCGATCTGTAAAATCATGGATTTTATGGGGACTCACTATCCTTTCTTAAATCGCGATTTGCTTTTGTTTGGAGCGATCTATCATGACATAGGAAAGATCACCGAGCTTTCCTATGATAATGGCATTTCCTATACAGACCGCGGTCGTTTGATCGGGCACATGCAAATTGCCTGCGAGATGATTGATAAAAAAGCCTCGCGCATTTTAGGATTCGACGATGAACTGCGCGACATCTTGAAGCACATTATCCTGAGCCACCATGGCAAGATGGAGTATGGTTCTCCAAAGCGTCCTAAATTTTTGGAGGCCATGGTTGTTGCCATGATTGATGATTTCGACAGTAAAGTCGCGACGGTGAAGACTATTGTCGACAATGAAAAAGGTTCTGGCGAGAAATGGTCTCGCTATAATGAACT